A segment of the Hemitrygon akajei chromosome 10, sHemAka1.3, whole genome shotgun sequence genome:
ggcaaaagaggtgggggcgtggcactgttgatcagagatagtgtcacggctgcagaaaaggtggacgccatggagggattgtctacggagtctctgtgggtggaagttaggaacaggaaggggtcaataactctactgggtgtttttttaaaaaaaatagaccacccaatagtaacagggatgtcgaggagcagatagggagacagattctggagaggtgtgataataacagggttgttgtggtgggagattttaatttcccaaatattgattagcatctccatagagtgaggggtttagttggggtggagtttgttagctgtgttcaggaaggtttcttgacacaatatgtagataagcctacaggaggagaggctgtactcggCTGAAGTACTGTGCAGTCTGGTTGCCACTCAGTGAGAAGGATGTCATTATACTGAAGTGGTGCAGGGGAAGTTCATCAGGATGTTGTCTGGGACAGAGCATTTCATATCAGAGAGTGGGTAGGCTGCAATAGACTCCGGAGTAACCTGATTGAGGTATATAGGTTTTGGGGAGCAAAGTTAGTGAAAAACTTTACCCCTTGTAGCAGTATCATTAAGAAAAGGAATAGGAGGCAGGGGATTTGAGGAAGAATATTTTCTCTTGTGCAGAGGATGGTTGAAATCTGGAACTTGCTGTTTCAAGAGATGGTGGAACCATATACAGTATTAATTAGATAAGCACTTAATGTTGTTTCATAGAAATTTCTGCAGTGAACTAGAAGTGGGATTGGTAGAGTTCAGAGACTTGATGTTTGTCATAGAAAttagccaaagggtctgtttccatttGGTATGTCTGAGGAAATCACAGGACTGCAGGTTGTTCATTGAAACTTATAGAATTTGTACAGAGACTAACAGGCTAGATGTAGAGAGATTTTGTTTTCTCATTTTGAAGAGTCTGGACTCCGAGGTCACAATATCAGGATAAGAGGTGAGCTGTTTATGAATGAAATGAGGGAAaaaaagcgaaccagctgaacaacttcttcaataggttcgacagcacaatctcatcctcaccgcagaactccacaccaggcttacttacctcacaggaaaatagccactcacaggagaccttgcccacgcccaggattacggctgcacaggtggaaggtcaactgaggaagatctgtaccagcaaggcggctggaccggatggagtttccccacgattactgagggcctgtgcgactgagctgggagaaccactacagcgcatcttcaacatgagcctggagcagagaagagtacccagacagtggaaaacatcctgtattgtcccggtaccgaagaaaccacaaccaaaggagttgaatgacttcagacctgttgccttgacgtcgcacgtgatgaagaccatggagcggctgataatacagaatctgaggccacaaaccaggcacgcctgggatcctcttcagtttgcgtataaggagaaggtgggagtggaggatgctatcacgtatttgctgcacaaatccctctctcacctagatggggtcagtggtgctgtgaggattacattcctggacttctctagtgcctttaacaccatccagcccaagatcttaaggcacaaactaacagagatgggagtagactctcacatggtggattggatagtggactacttgacagatagacctcagtatgtgcggttgggagactgtaggtctgacacggtggtcagcagcacaggagcgccgcaggggaccatgctctctccggtcctgttcaccctgtacacatcagacttccaatataactcggagtcctgccatgtgcagaagttcgctgatgacacggccatagtggggtgtgtcaggaatggacaggaggaggagtataggaaactgatacaggactttgtgatatggtgcaactcaaactacctgcgtctcattatcaccaagaccaaggagatggtggtggactttaggagatctaggcctcatatggagccagtgatcattaatggagaatgtgtggagcaggttaagacctacaagtatctgggagtacagttagacgagaagctagactggactgccaacacagatgccttgtgcaggaaggcacagagtcgactgtacttccttagaaggttggcgtcattcaatgtctgtagtgagatgctgaagatgttctataggtcagttgtggagagcgccctcttctttgtggtggcgtgttggggaggcagcattaagaagagggatgcctcacgtcttaataagctggtaaggaaggcgggctctgtcatgggcaaagtactggagagtataacatcggtagctgagcgaagggcgctgagtaggctacggtcaattatggaaaaccctgaacatcctctacatagcaccatccagagacagagaagcagtttcagcgacaggttgctatcgatgcaatgctcctcagacaggatgaagaggtcaatactccccaatgccattaggctttacaattcaaccgccaggagtaagatatgttaaagtgccggggttgattgtatttaatgtatttaagtaaactacttaagaactttttaaaagctattattaatgctttttgagagagtgatttagatgcatatcatattttttactgagttaagtattgtatgtaattagttttgctacaacaagtgtatgggacattggaaaaaatgttgaatttccctatggggatgaataaagtatctatctatctatctatctatctatgtgaaTAGTGCTGAATCTTTGTAGTCTTGTTCCTAAGAGGGATCAGGTTTCCAGTCATAGAGTTTGTTCAAATCCAAGATCAACAGATTTCTGGATTTTATAGCGTTGTGCAGAAAAGTGTATTACAGaagtacattcagtggccacttcatttagtacacctgctcattaatgcaaaatatcttatcagccaattatgcagcagcaactcaatgcattaaaaacatgcaaacatgttcaagagcaaacatgaggaaatctgcagatgctggaaattcaagcaacacacacaaaatgctggtggaacacagcaggccaggcaacatctatagggagaagcactgtcgacgagggtctcggcccgaaacgtcgacagtgcttctccctatagatgctgcctggcctgctgtgttccaccagcattttgaacatgttcaagaggttcatttgttgttcaaaccaaacatcagattggggaagaaatttGATTAAGTGACTTTCACCGTCAGAcagtggtttgagtgtctcaaaaactgctgatctcctgggattttaacacacaacagtctctatagAAAACGGtgtgaaaaacatttaaaaaaatcagttaGTGGCAGTTCTGGTGGATGCAAACATCTTGTAAGTGAGATATTCCAAAGTTACTgaccaagcaacaaacacaaaaagctggaggaactcagcaggccaggcagcatctatggaaaagagtacggtcaacatttcaggtgggtcttgccctgaaacatcaactgtactcttttccgtagattctgcctggcctgctgagttcctccagcattttgtgtgtgttgcttcggtttccagcatctgcagatttttctcgtttgtgatttcAGTCTTCTCTAGTAACATTTATGTCCTTGACATTTGAGGAGAAAACTTACCACTGGCTGGTTAGATTAGCTttttaatttgtcacatgtacgttgaaacatacagtgaaatgcattgtttggatcaaatcaaatcagctagGATGGTGCTGCAcggcctgcaaatgtcaccacgcttctgacaccaacatagcgtacccacaactcactaacactaaccttttaaatgtgggaggaatctgaaGCACCTGGAGTAAATTTTTGTGGttgcagggagaacgtgcaaactccttgcaggcactggtgagaattgaaccccaatctgtgATTGCTGGTCTGTAAACCAACACGATAACCGCTACACTAGTGTTGAATTCTTTCAGAAGGACAGTTCAATTTtcacttgtttaaaaaaaattttcaTTCTCACTTTCAACTGCCACATGTAAACACGTGAGGAACTTATTTTGATATTGTGTATCCTAAGCTTGTTTTATAAAGGTATTTAAAAGAAAGAAATCAGCAGTAGAATTACAAATAAATTAATTATGATTCTTTAGGATATACTGCCAGCAATTCAAGATGTGAATATCGTATTTCACTGTGCTTCTCCACCACCTTCCAGCGACAACAGAGAACTATTCTACAAGGTCAATTACACAGGGACCAAAACCATAATTGAGGCATGCAAGGAAGCTGGTGTTCAAGTAAGAATCAGTTCACTTCACACTTTAATGTCAGCACACCATACAAAAATCTTTCATGGCTTAATTATACTGTCTTCTTGCACACAGAAACTGGTGCTAACTAGTAGTGcaagtgttgtatttgaaggcAGAGACCTAAAGAATGGCTCTGAAGACCTACCATATGCTAAGAAACCCATTGACTACTATTCACAAACAAAGATCTTGCAGGAAATGGTAAGTTTAGTAATTTTTTAATCACAAATTTTAAAGTAATGATTATTACTTTTATTTTGTTCTTGGAAGCTAACTTTGTGGGGAGTAAAAAGATGAAACAACATTTTAGTTTGGTTGTAAAGATGAAAATATGTGTTTTATAAATAATATCATCTCCACATGGAAGGGTCTACTTGTACCCCATTCCATTTACCACACCAATGTGTGTCTCCAGTACAGTTTTGGGAGATCATCCTTTTTCACTGTTGTAAATATTTTTACTTTTCATATTGCCTGTGATTATAGCCTTACAGAAATTGCCAATTTGTCCCACTTTGTGTAGTTACATTATCCATCAAATGACAACCAGCAATCAATGGAAAATGTTAGATGCTTTATCTACTTTATACAGAGATGCTCTTAATCATTGTGACAATCTTGTATGCCATTCAGTTTCTTTAATTTCCCTTCTAAGAATTATAGTCCTAACCTTCACATGTCAGTCATCagcattgatttattttttaaacCTGTCTTTGAGGCCAATTTCATTCTTGTCCTGTCAATTGAAACCTATTTATACATTGCCCATCCTAAACTGAAAATGTTTTTTCCCTCAATGCCTTCATCTTTAAAGAGTGTAATACTTGCATATTTAATCTCCCAATGACATGACTAGTATTAAGAAGAAACATTGCTGAGCATTTGCTTTCAAGGTAAATTTCTTGTTTCCTTACTTCATAAGTGTTACTGTCTTATTCTTTGGAGGAAGTATCTTCTGGTTTTGAGCTTGTTCAGTGACATTTCTAAAAACTGTTTATGAATCCATCCAAATTCCTACTGTGCTGTTTCAGCTATTGCACAAGAATTGTAAACAATGTGTATTATTTACAATACTGTACTAGCTCAGTTTGGTACTTTAAAATTGATTTCATGTGATAAGTTGGTTAACCTTTTTAATGAAATTGACACCATTTGTTGTTAAATTTGATTTTTTAAGTGGTTACAGTTATTATAATTTATGTACTCTTTTAATACAACATTTGTACCCCCTTTGACTGTTACAGTATTCTTGGGCGTCCAGTAATTGTAAAAGGTTCGAGGTGATTTGGCAACTGCGTTAGTTGTTCATTAATTTATGTCACAATGGGCTGAGGATTATTGCCTCTTGCGAAAATGGAAATACTTTTATTTTCTTCCAAATACATCCATGATTTTTGTATGTATTTTATCTTGCAGGAAGTTCTCAATGCTAATGATCCGGAAAAAAACTTCATGACGATTGCAATTCGTCCTCATGGCATTTTTGGACCACAAGATCCACATTTAGTACCTGTCCTTGTACAAGCTGCAAGGAGTGGCAAGATGAAGTTTGTGATTGGGTTGGTAATATATGGATAttaccagaaaagttgggatattttccaaaatgcaataaaaacaaaaatctgtgatatgttaattcacgtgaacctttatttaactgacaaaagtacaaagaaaagattttcaatagttttactgaccaacttaattgtattttgtaaatatacacaaatttagaatttgatggctgcaacacactcaacaaaagttgggacagaggcatgtttaccattgtgttacatcacctttccttttaattacactttttaatcgttttggaactgaagatactaattgtagtagatttgcaattggaaattttgtccattcttgcttgatataagacttcagctgctcaacagtccatggtctccgttgtctgattctcctctttatgatgcgccatacattttcaataggagatagatctggactggcagcaggccagtcaagcacactcactctgtgtctacaaagccacgctgttgtagtccgtgcagaatgtggtctggcattgtcctgctgaaataagcatggacgtcccgggaagagacgtcgccttgatggcaacatatgtctctctaaaatcctaatatacgcctcagagtcaatggtaccttcacatacatgcaactcacccatgccgtgggcactgatgcacccccataccatcacagatgctggcttttgctgataacaatcaggatggtcattttcatctttggcacagagaattcgacgcccattttttccgaaaactagctgaaatgtggactcatctgaccacagcacacggttccacagtctttcggtccatctgagatgagctcgggcccagagaacttgccggcgtttctgcatagagttgatgtatggcttcctccttgtgtaatacagtttcaagttgcatttctggatgcagcgacggactgtgttaagtgacaatggttttctgaagtactcccgagcccaggtggctataattgtcacagtagcatgacggtttcttaggcagtgccgcctgagggcttgaagttcacacgcattcaacagtggtttccaaccttgccttttacgcactgagatgtctctgaattctctgaatcttttcacaatattatgtactgtaatgTTGAAAGACcgaaattctctgcaatcttgcgttgggaaatgttccttttgaactgactaacaattctctcacggattttggcacaaaggggtgagccacgacccatccttgcttgcaaagactgagcctttgatggacgctacttttatacccagtcatgatacctcacctgctaccaattagcctgcttaatgtggagtcttccaaaccggtgttacttgaatattctgagcacttttcaatcttattttaactctgtcccaacttttgttgagtgtgttgcagccatcaaattctaaatttgtgtatatttacaaaatagaattaagttggtcagtaaaactattgaaaatcttttcattGGACttctgtcagttaaataaaggttcacgtgaattaacatatcacagatttttgtttttattgcattttggaaaatatcccaacttttctggaaatggggtttgtagtaaTGCATACAGAATAAATATCTGCTCCTTTTTGGAAAGGTCATAAGTcaggattttttttaatttataaaATGTGGATTAGAAGTGAGATGGGAAAGTAGTGGACAATACAGCAATTTGTTTGAAATTAGTTGTCATCAAAATACTGAAATCTGTTGTTAAGTGTGTGATTACATCCATTTAGATGACACTGATTAGGTGGCATTTGTGTTCTTTTATGAGAGGGAAATTCTGTTTGGCAATAATATCCTGTTAGTCCGAGGGTGTAACTTGCAGGCTCAGTAATAATGGGTGGAGGACAACTGAATGAGGCATTTCTGGATTTTAAGTTATTTCATACGATATCACATGAGGTTTTGCATAAATCAAAGGATCACAGTGACAGGCTCATTTGGCAGAGTTCCCAGTGTAACTCCTAGGAACAGCAGGAATCTGTTACACTACGTTTGGACACCTTATGATGTCTAATATTGGGGTGTAGTTGGAAAATTGCTGGCAAGAATTCTTCAGGATGTTTGGGATTCTGTGCCTTTATATACTTGAgtagaaattttttaaaaatcatgacaACTGCAGAGTGAAATGCCAAAGCTTCTTGCACTATTGTAGAGAAAAATCTAGGATAACATTGTTTTCAATGGTGAGAGGCTTCTTAATGTTGGTGAACAGACAGATCTTATTGTGTGGTTTTATAACATGCATAAAGTAAATGGGAATGGTATTGCATAAGGGTGGGAGTACAAAGGTAGAGGTTTGAGCATCTCTACAGGGTCTCATTTAAAACACACTTGGAGGCCTGAGCCTAAATTTGATCTCCATACCTAAAGGAAGTGTGTTTTTGTCTAAGAAGTTCTGCACTGCTGATTCACTGGACTGATTGCTGTAATGGACAGGGGGTTTTCTTTCGTGATCGGGTTGAGATCAACCTAATCCTGATTGTTACTTAAAAGGAAAGATAATGTCCTCAAGATTTTCAAGTTTCTCAGAGGGCATTAATTGGACATTTGTAATTGGTAATATAGCTGTCATTAATGCTACTTTGCATGTATAAGTAGTATTATGTTTGTTGTTCTTTCATGGTCTGCTAACTGCTTGTTTCTTTTACAGTAATGGTAAGAACCTGGTAGACTTTACCTATGTTGATAATGTTGTACATGGGCTAATCCTAGCAGCAGAAAGTCTTCACTCAAATTCACACATCTGTGGAAAGGTAATGACTAATATTGGGAGTCTACATAATTATTTCCAAAAACAAACTATAGTAATCTTGCTTTAAAGGCTTCACTGTAATTGGTTGAGTTGCTCTATTGGTACAGTGGCCCTATGTTAGTTTGTCACTGCCTTTTTTATAATAGATGCAATCTGTATAATTGGAGACCTACTGTAATGGCCACTTAAACAAACCAACACCGCAAAGAGATTAAGAGGGGGCCAGGGTGGGTAACATGGCTCCAAAGTCTGATCTTTAATTGAGAAATTAGCAAAACAAACAATCTTTTTGTGATAAAATTAATGAAACTAATCTAGCAATATAACAAAATAGTCTTAACATATTTAACATACTTAAGCTTTATTCAATGTAATTAAGCATAATTAATCAAACTTAAGGGATTTTAAATGCAACTAAGATGTCATCACCTAGCTCACTCCCTGAGCTGTACTGGCACCAAGGCATAGGATACTTCCAGAAACACCAGATAATGGGTAATACCTCAGGGATAATGACCAGAATATTGACAGAATTCTTTGGCTCCTCCTTCAGCATAGTGCTGTGAAATATTTATCCTGAGAGGATAGAAATGGCAACTTCATAACTTAAACAAAAGCAATTATCTCTAACAATGCACTGCACCCTTTGTTTGTAATCAGATCTTTGGAATAGGACTTAAACTTATCTCCTGGCTCAGACAATCCAAAGccaacatttaaaaacaaaatccTATAATATTAAAACTAGTTTGGCCATCATAAAAATTTCCGATTTTcttattctccccccccccccccccccccccccattaacttTCCTATTTGTTATTATGGACACAGGATGAAGGGAAGTACGTATTATAGCAATTTATTTTGGCATTTAGCTGCATTGTTGTCATAATGATTAGCTGATTTGGAAAAGTTTTAAAATATCTTCATTATTTCAACTCTTTTTATTCCAATAGGCTTATCATATCACAAACGATGAACCAATTCCCTTCTGGACTTTCTTGTCGGAGCTATTGGTTGGATTAAATTATGATCGTCCAAAGTATCACATACCTTACTTGTTTGCATATTACCTGGCTGCCTTGCTCTCAATTTTATTACTGCTGCTGAAGCCATTTTTGACCCTTAAACCTACCTTCACTCCCATGAGAGTGGCATTAGCAGGAACATTCCATTATTACAGTTGTGAAAGAGCAAAGAGAGATCTGGGGTATAAACCTGTCATCTGTCTGAGTGAAGGAATAAAGTATACAATTCAAAGTTTTGCATACCTCAAAAGATTAAAAGAATGATAATTTCAGTCAGCCAAATATCTGATGTATTACCTGTTTGATAGTCAAGTTGTAAATAGATTTAATTATTTGAAATAACCATTGCTATGATTTGTGCTCTATTTGGACAATTCTTTACTCTTGAGTGAATCTGTGCATGATCTGACTGGTATCCTTTTGGGATGTAGACCCAATATCAAAGTACACTATTGGTTGTAAAGGAGCCATTGGTTACAAACCAAACCATGAATATTCTGTGATATTCAGATAGAGGATGTTTGCTGGTGCAGTGTTTTGATAAATTCTTGAACTACAGCTGATATACTGAAACAAGTAAATGAAAGGCTCAACTCAACTGTAAAACTACATTGCTGTATGTACTGGTCTTGTAAACTTTGGTAGAAAGTCTTCCATGTTGGGGCAGGGGTGGGGTGTGGTGAGGGGAACTGATTGTCTTATTCTGATCCTTTaacttttttaaattaaaatatttcCAAAGGTCAGTTTGTGGTTTCTGTGCATTAAGTTTTAAAATAATTAGTTAACCTCCCCAAATGACTCATCTAAATTTTATTTTGATACATTGGCATTATTGAACTTGTAATTAATGTATTATTTCTGATCTTTTAAATAAAATATTCACAAAAATTACTTTTGCCAAATTTGTTTACTATCTAGACCAGATTAATGATATTGTACCTGAGGGTTTGTGCAAGGATTATGTGTTAAGTATTCCATTTGAGATGTTGCACAAtttcttcatttcatgttttttaataaaattgtttaacaatggatttattaaaaaaaaacattatggatgggatctcattgaaatgggAACAAAACAGCTGGAATAATAAGGTGTTAGATGTTACCCTTCCCATTAGAACACTTCTGAATAATATCTGGAAAAGTTTGTGTCTGCCAACCCATTCTCATTACTTTACATATTTCAAATGCACAAATACAAATCATAATTATTATCCATGACTACTCTCTTCACACTTTCATTATAAGCAAATACTATAATGAAATTTTCATAGAGTTTGCTACCTGAGCAGTAAATGGGGATATATTGCACTTCTATGGCTAAAACACACCCACGTTACAGAATTTTTATTTTGCAAGATATGTGTTGAGGCTGTTACATAAAATGGCTGTTTGATATGCATCTTCTAAATTAATGTGAGATGTAACCGCTTTCCATTTATATTTTCAAGTAACAATAGAAAGGGTTCTCAATTTGCGGGTATGCCATTAAATCTTTACTTAATCTTTTCATAATTTCCTTAAGACAATGCAAGACACAAAGAAGAAATGTAAAATAAAGACTTCATTTGGCATAAAATTTGTTGAgaatttgtattttactttttatttggagatacaccTCAGT
Coding sequences within it:
- the nsdhl gene encoding sterol-4-alpha-carboxylate 3-dehydrogenase, decarboxylating isoform X1; this encodes MRIAATLIPFRPRWVQSFGEILCFAVGEMAARLRQNNKCTVIGGSGFLGQRLVTKLLEKGYRVNILDIRKPSANEGVPFFSADLCCKEDILPAIQDVNIVFHCASPPPSSDNRELFYKVNYTGTKTIIEACKEAGVQKLVLTSSASVVFEGRDLKNGSEDLPYAKKPIDYYSQTKILQEMEVLNANDPEKNFMTIAIRPHGIFGPQDPHLVPVLVQAARSGKMKFVIGNGKNLVDFTYVDNVVHGLILAAESLHSNSHICGKAYHITNDEPIPFWTFLSELLVGLNYDRPKYHIPYLFAYYLAALLSILLLLLKPFLTLKPTFTPMRVALAGTFHYYSCERAKRDLGYKPVICLSEGIKYTIQSFAYLKRLKE
- the nsdhl gene encoding sterol-4-alpha-carboxylate 3-dehydrogenase, decarboxylating isoform X2 is translated as MAARLRNNKCTVIGGSGFLGQRLVTKLLEKGYRVNILDIRKPSANEGVPFFSADLCCKEDILPAIQDVNIVFHCASPPPSSDNRELFYKVNYTGTKTIIEACKEAGVQKLVLTSSASVVFEGRDLKNGSEDLPYAKKPIDYYSQTKILQEMEVLNANDPEKNFMTIAIRPHGIFGPQDPHLVPVLVQAARSGKMKFVIGNGKNLVDFTYVDNVVHGLILAAESLHSNSHICGKAYHITNDEPIPFWTFLSELLVGLNYDRPKYHIPYLFAYYLAALLSILLLLLKPFLTLKPTFTPMRVALAGTFHYYSCERAKRDLGYKPVICLSEGIKYTIQSFAYLKRLKE
- the nsdhl gene encoding sterol-4-alpha-carboxylate 3-dehydrogenase, decarboxylating isoform X3 codes for the protein MKEFRFLVQISAVKSDNRELFYKVNYTGTKTIIEACKEAGVQKLVLTSSASVVFEGRDLKNGSEDLPYAKKPIDYYSQTKILQEMEVLNANDPEKNFMTIAIRPHGIFGPQDPHLVPVLVQAARSGKMKFVIGNGKNLVDFTYVDNVVHGLILAAESLHSNSHICGKAYHITNDEPIPFWTFLSELLVGLNYDRPKYHIPYLFAYYLAALLSILLLLLKPFLTLKPTFTPMRVALAGTFHYYSCERAKRDLGYKPVICLSEGIKYTIQSFAYLKRLKE